The region gaaattactttaaatGACTTCTTGAAAAAAGTcgttaaaatcaatttaaatgaTGAATTAGGCAATAAATTCCCagcttaatgttatttttgttgctgttttaaataataaaactagatAAAAATAGTAAGCCCTCACTGAAGTCTTCACTGAATTGTATTGCTTCCGTAGGTCTCacattctcttttttgttgATTGTATGTAccatttgaaatatttcatcaaGTAAATTATATTGTGATACAGCAGAGAGTCAGCTGACTTAGTGAGACATTTGTAGGACATTAtctatctgtgtttttgtgatcGCAGCACGGTGTGCTTAGGTTGTGACCTGGAGCCACACTGAAAAAGTGACGTGAATGGTTGACGAGGCTAAATGGCAGCACTTGAAATAGCCTATATACCTGGCagcctgttcacacacacacacacacacacacacacacacacacagttagtACCGTTTCAGCACCGCGACGCGCTGGACagctcctcctcccctctctttctctctttctctgtagGATTTCGATTTGAGATTCTTTAGCTTTAAAGaattcaaaaaataaagtcacttttaaAGAAATGGATACTGATCGACCTGCAAACGTGACTTTTTTCGATTTTGTTGGAGGGATCCAACTTCTTCAGGGAGAAGACACCAGAACCGCCATGCCGGTCATCCTGATCGGGATCTGCGTGTCCGGAGCAGTCGGGAATTTGctggttttgctgatttttatcCGTGACTTCAGGAACGGACGGGGCTCGGAAGTGAAGGCGCTGCTTGCCTCCCTGGCCTCCACGGACTTGGTGATCTTGTTGCTGTGCGCCCCCGTGCGCGCCATCACCTACTACAAACAGACCTGGACGATGGGGAGTTTCGTGTGCCGTACCACGGACTGGTTCCAACACTCCTGCGTGGTGGCAAAAACTTTAATCCTATTGGCAACCACCAGAGCCAAACATACTCTGGTTCCCTCGAGTCCCCTGTCCAGCCCGACATGGATCCACGGAGCGTTGGCGTTCATCTGGATGGTCTCCATGATGTTTCCGATCCCGCAGATGCTTTTCGCTTCCTTGTTGCCGCACGGCAGCAACGCAGTCTGCGTCTCAGAGATGCCCGCGTGCGCCTATGACTTTATGAGTTTGTTCTATAAGGTTTACCCAACTGTTACGTTTGTGGCGCCGGTCATGCTCACAGTCGCCTTCTACACCAAGGTTCTGTACACCGCCGTGAACCACGCGCCCAGCCCACAGCACCAGAGCAAGGTAGTCTTGGTTTTACTGTGTCAAAGTGGTGCCATGGGGCTCATGCTGATGCCAGACTGGGGGGCCTTCACCTGGATCAGACTCGGCTACAACAAACCTCCCGTGGGCTTGATGATGTTCGCGCAGGTGCTCCTTTACGCGTGCAGCGCTCTGTCTCCGGTCATCCTCATGACCATGTACGACGAAGTGCGCCATGGACTGGTCTCCATGTGGCTCGTGGCCTCCTGCAGAAGCGAAAAGCCCTCCAAAAAGTGTCCGCAAACCGAAGGGAACGGCGCAGAGCTGGTTGCGAACGACGTCACCCGCAAGCTCTCTCGGGGAAAGGAGAAAACCTTTCCCGACGTGGAACACTTTTGGACGGGGCGCAGAAATACGCACGTGGAAGACGAGCATGATCCAGTTCCgtgggagaaggaggagaaaatgtTGTAATGAAGCAAAATGTCTGAGTGTATTTTTATTAGCGGAAGACTTCAGCTCGTTTGTTGACCCACAACGCAAATCCTTTGATGCCTGTTTACAATCGTCAGCTTGTCTAGAAATAAACTTAATGTTTACTGTTTCCATGTTACTAATCTTCTTTAATGAATATTTGTCCTGGCTGTCTGTAGGGCATCTAGATTTATAGCAGAAGACATTAATATGAATAAGAAGCCACTGTAAATATGGACTCTTAAGTTGTGATTTAGTTTGTGTgatgcaaaatataaatatattaaaacagtCATGTATCTCGTTTGTCtgtcaattattttaaaactttattcattttcaaaagCTGTAAACGTTAATCAgagatatatatatttcatttcAATTAGATCTTTCTATTTAATTGAGAAGATCCTGAGATTACAGGCACAGTTCAAACAGAGATCATTCCCATATTACATTCACAACTAATCCAGCAGTGTAATTTGGGTCAAGTCAGAAATGCTATTTCAATGACAGCAGCGTTTAGACTGATTTAGAAAGCAGTTGTGTAAGCTgctcaatatttaaaataataataataataataaaataaaacctgagtcTTGCACAAATTAATacatcttacttctaacatataAGCATATGgaatatgtgtgtttttattgcacaATGTATAAAACATTACATCAAAATGCAGTGAAAAGTATATTCTTTTgagaaaatgtcacattttataaaatgataACAACTGTTAATATTTAcatccccccaaaaaagctTTAGCAGTGTGCAGAAAAATTAACAATATGATATATTTAAGTGATGCAATGCAAACATTatggaatattttttaaaagcaatttttaaattaattaaatggaAATGTTTATGGTGTTTAGGGTCAAAGTTTGGCttggtcattttttatacaacaCTCGGAAACAATCATTTTCTAGTTGTTCATTATATAAAACTCAACCTTGATTAAAAATTGATTAAGAATGCATTCAGTCATCTCAATTACACTTTATGGGAAGTGAAATATCCTTTCCAGGTGAGCGTGAAATATAAGTGAAATATACTTATTCATTCCTCTGTGTCCTAGAGAGGAAAAATAGTTACAACTATAACATATGCACtataacagaaaaaatacatatcTTATAATTATGCCatagttttagacaaagatcaatTTATGGTGAGAAATGATTACAATTTAGCCATGTTGGTCAAACCCATCAAGCATGCATTATAATACTAGACCAGGGCCCTGTTTCAGAAAGTTGAAGCATGAGCCTAGCATATTAAAAGCCCTCATCAATAGAAGATAGATAACACGATCCACCATGGCAAGGGGAGGAATTAAGAAGGCTTGAAATCCATGCTGCCACAAAAGAGAGAGTTAGCATGGCAGAGAATTACTGACCAAGTCAGTGCCTGAGTGTGATTTGACTGAAAACTCAAGTTTTATTCTTGGCACGACTAATTCAACCTCCCAGAAAAAACATCCAACAagtgaatgtgtgtgagtgtgtgagtgtgtgtgtctgagtgtgcaCTGAATATATGTCTAGGTGCAACCCAGTAGGCACAAGAAGGACGTGGCAGCAGATTaagattaaatataaaaatactgtaaatcaGTTAAGGTCCAGGTAGAAGCTTTGATGTTTAACCTTTGCCAATTGAAATACACAGCATTCACTGGGTATACGCAACAAATGCTAATAATGATGTGCTCCCCTGAAAGAGGAAAGAGTCAATGTGTAGCAGCCTATCTTCACACTGCCAGTATTTATTATTGTACATTTGAAAATGACACAATAATGCTTGGATATGTGTCTAATTAGTGCTTGCTGTACATGATGAAGTCTGACCTCTATTATAGCAAATCTGAAAAGGGCAGAGGCCAGAAGAACAGGAGGGTGTCCACCACCATCACTATCAGGAGCAGAGGAGATGGCCCTCAGTCACAACAGTGGGCGAGCTGTTGCTGAGGGCATCTGTGGGGGGGTGTCATCTGACCCCAACTTCCCCCAGGACAACAACAATTATGTCACAGGTTAGTTC is a window of Kryptolebias marmoratus isolate JLee-2015 linkage group LG10, ASM164957v2, whole genome shotgun sequence DNA encoding:
- the LOC108246073 gene encoding G-protein coupled receptor 151 is translated as MDTDRPANVTFFDFVGGIQLLQGEDTRTAMPVILIGICVSGAVGNLLVLLIFIRDFRNGRGSEVKALLASLASTDLVILLLCAPVRAITYYKQTWTMGSFVCRTTDWFQHSCVVAKTLILLATTRAKHTLVPSSPLSSPTWIHGALAFIWMVSMMFPIPQMLFASLLPHGSNAVCVSEMPACAYDFMSLFYKVYPTVTFVAPVMLTVAFYTKVLYTAVNHAPSPQHQSKVVLVLLCQSGAMGLMLMPDWGAFTWIRLGYNKPPVGLMMFAQVLLYACSALSPVILMTMYDEVRHGLVSMWLVASCRSEKPSKKCPQTEGNGAELVANDVTRKLSRGKEKTFPDVEHFWTGRRNTHVEDEHDPVPWEKEEKML